A portion of the Segatella copri DSM 18205 genome contains these proteins:
- a CDS encoding ATP-binding protein has protein sequence MKFVDRIREQAVLQTALKSKASNFIVIYGRRRLGKSTLIRRVLKNGDIYFEANLSEKTTQLSLLARTIGTEYPGFDSPVYSSWEDIIMAFNYRCKENATLVLDEFPYLVQKDSALPSTLQRILDRRITGVNELRCNIIICGSSQRMMHGLLQGSEPLYGRADRIFILRPVKLPWWQEIINTSAKELVEEYSIWGGVPQYWSQRERFGSLDEAIQELILDDMGNLYDEPARLFRDEVSDIAPYSSIMLAVGSGKQKYSSISDALGKTTAELAKPIKILTEMAFLRKEVPFGENPQKTKKILYRIDDPFMAFYYRFIEPNKSMIALGRGNIAKKFINDGFNGHVAEVWERLCQLAVSGNNIEGHTWGEASRWWGKVPIFEEGKRTPVGNEELEFDVVAEDLFDKNTILVGECKWTAPDYADRLLEKLKRKVALAPFAQGKNVIYLLFLREKPLPGPQPCKVILPDEVASLLHH, from the coding sequence ATGAAATTCGTAGATAGAATCAGGGAACAAGCTGTTTTACAGACAGCTTTGAAGTCTAAAGCGTCAAACTTCATCGTGATATACGGACGAAGGCGACTTGGAAAATCAACTCTCATCAGAAGAGTGTTGAAAAATGGAGACATTTACTTTGAAGCCAACCTAAGCGAGAAAACTACCCAGCTAAGTCTGTTGGCACGCACCATAGGCACGGAATATCCGGGCTTCGACAGCCCTGTGTATTCTTCTTGGGAAGACATCATCATGGCTTTCAACTACCGTTGCAAAGAAAACGCAACACTTGTCTTGGACGAGTTCCCATATCTAGTTCAGAAAGATTCTGCCTTACCTTCTACTCTACAACGAATCCTCGATAGGCGTATTACCGGAGTAAATGAATTGCGCTGCAACATCATCATCTGCGGCTCTTCACAGAGAATGATGCACGGACTCTTACAAGGTTCAGAACCTCTTTATGGCAGAGCCGACCGTATTTTCATCCTGCGTCCTGTCAAGCTGCCTTGGTGGCAAGAAATCATCAACACCTCAGCCAAGGAACTTGTAGAAGAGTACTCTATATGGGGTGGAGTGCCCCAGTACTGGAGTCAACGAGAAAGATTCGGATCTTTGGATGAAGCCATTCAAGAACTGATATTAGACGATATGGGAAATCTCTATGACGAGCCTGCACGTCTGTTTAGGGATGAGGTATCAGATATCGCACCCTATTCGTCAATCATGCTTGCGGTGGGTAGTGGAAAGCAGAAGTATTCCAGCATTTCTGATGCTCTTGGCAAGACTACGGCAGAGCTTGCCAAACCTATAAAAATTCTGACTGAAATGGCTTTCCTCAGAAAGGAAGTACCATTTGGCGAAAATCCGCAGAAGACAAAGAAGATTCTTTATCGGATAGATGACCCCTTCATGGCTTTCTACTACAGATTCATCGAACCAAACAAGTCTATGATTGCCTTGGGGCGTGGCAACATTGCAAAGAAATTCATCAATGACGGTTTCAACGGTCATGTTGCCGAAGTTTGGGAAAGACTGTGTCAGTTGGCTGTCAGCGGTAACAACATAGAAGGTCACACATGGGGTGAAGCCTCACGCTGGTGGGGAAAGGTTCCTATCTTTGAAGAAGGAAAGAGAACCCCTGTCGGCAACGAAGAACTTGAATTTGATGTTGTTGCAGAAGACCTCTTTGACAAGAACACAATACTTGTAGGAGAATGTAAATGGACAGCCCCTGATTATGCCGACCGGCTCTTGGAAAAGCTGAAGAGAAAGGTGGCTCTCGCCCCATTTGCCCAGGGAAAGAATGTAATATACCTCCTTTTCCTAAGAGAAAAGCCCCTACCTGGTCCTCAGCCTTGCAAGGTGATATTGCCAGATGAAGTGGCAAGTTTACTGCATCATTGA
- a CDS encoding DUF3843 family protein, protein MKKIIFTQEWIALHPYEKADETDLYYTELANEIYHALDEACYTHNFKNMDEAKQLALSIAGYFEDVISGTGIWKTFTEECKQRYGTYIPFYEKESEFIKSTLNEDDPAYDPEEINIADVKFLLWHHYQQSSFVQEAVPFLFGTLELAAKLAYNILDREYETAPENERLLTYLSEMPEIEGKAETTEEEIEKNKELDEIHRRDTLAWFHYGCYFNVGNQKRLQFTLQQMANSPQGLTEPLAYSVQMEMTIAGRNNLLALTSYEWLCKICRNMPTHKLWEDEEFRKKATEQYEKVDHEKAIHDYNLLKAKGYEDKFIFLEDVKTLKEFLKEIEFELPKDIRFPQKYEKGIILSGSPYTGINISFGLAHCIASPENPYYVQDRAETDSFGIISGNGLPFPYEIVCKLIENNLIPDANIFTSQYVKEEGLKITQANLQFLADYYLMGRKDKDLSPKELW, encoded by the coding sequence ATGAAAAAAATTATTTTCACCCAAGAATGGATTGCTTTGCATCCATACGAAAAAGCAGACGAAACAGATCTGTATTATACAGAACTCGCCAACGAAATATACCACGCTCTTGACGAGGCGTGCTACACCCATAACTTCAAGAATATGGATGAAGCCAAGCAGCTGGCACTCAGCATTGCCGGTTATTTCGAAGATGTGATTTCGGGCACAGGCATCTGGAAGACTTTCACGGAAGAATGCAAGCAGCGCTACGGCACCTACATTCCTTTCTATGAGAAAGAAAGCGAATTCATCAAGAGTACGCTCAACGAAGATGACCCGGCTTACGACCCTGAGGAAATCAACATCGCTGATGTCAAGTTCCTGCTCTGGCACCATTACCAGCAGAGCAGTTTCGTACAGGAAGCCGTTCCTTTCCTCTTCGGAACCCTGGAACTGGCTGCCAAACTTGCCTACAACATTCTCGACAGAGAGTATGAAACGGCTCCGGAAAACGAGCGTCTTCTGACTTATCTCAGCGAAATGCCAGAGATAGAGGGCAAAGCTGAAACGACCGAAGAGGAAATCGAGAAAAACAAGGAGTTGGATGAGATTCACCGTCGCGACACCTTGGCGTGGTTCCATTATGGCTGCTATTTCAACGTAGGCAACCAGAAGCGCCTGCAGTTTACCCTCCAGCAGATGGCAAACTCGCCTCAGGGTCTCACCGAACCGCTCGCTTATTCTGTGCAGATGGAAATGACCATCGCCGGCAGAAACAATCTCCTGGCGCTCACTTCTTACGAATGGCTCTGCAAGATTTGCAGGAACATGCCTACCCACAAGCTCTGGGAGGATGAGGAGTTCAGGAAGAAGGCTACAGAGCAATATGAAAAGGTGGATCATGAGAAGGCGATTCACGACTACAATCTGCTCAAGGCGAAGGGATACGAAGACAAGTTCATCTTCCTGGAAGATGTGAAGACGCTGAAGGAATTTCTCAAGGAGATTGAATTCGAGTTGCCAAAGGACATCCGATTCCCTCAGAAATACGAGAAAGGCATCATCTTAAGCGGAAGTCCATATACAGGCATCAACATCAGTTTCGGTCTGGCTCATTGCATCGCATCGCCTGAGAACCCATACTATGTACAGGATCGTGCAGAGACCGACAGCTTTGGCATTATCAGCGGCAATGGTCTCCCATTCCCTTACGAAATTGTCTGCAAACTGATAGAAAACAACCTGATTCCTGACGCAAACATCTTTACAAGCCAGTATGTAAAGGAAGAGGGCTTGAAGATTACGCAGGCAAACCTCCAGTTCCTTGCCGATTACTACTTGATGGGCAGAAAGGATAAAGACCTGTCGCCTAAGGAATTGTGGTAA
- a CDS encoding DEAD/DEAH box helicase gives MKTFEELGVSEEIRRAIEELGFENPMPVQEEVIPYLLGNKNDVIALAQTGTGKTASYGIPVIQKTDASSKQTQAVILSPTRELCLQIADDLNSFAKYIDGLHIAAVYGGTDIGSQIRTLKHGVQIIVATPGRLLDLINRGVAQLENVNNVVLDEADEMLNMGFSESINAIFENVPEDRNTLLFSATMSKDIEKIALNYLHDHKEIVVGSRNEGAEHVNHIYYLVNAKDKYLALKRVVDFYPRIFAIIFCRTKLETQDIADKLIKDGYNAEALHGDLSQQQRDLTMQKFRNHTVQFLVATDVAARGLDVDDLTHVINYGLPDDVASYTHRSGRTGRAGKKGTSISIIHTREKFKVRQIEKQIGKEFVDGVLPTPEEICKKQLFKTMDDIMKTDVDEDQIEPYMAEINRQFEYIDKEDIIKKMVTITFGKFLDYYKNAPEIIKPETGKGSRGGEGRGSRGEGRGKVSNGRRKHETEAGFKRLFINLGKADGFYPGEIMQYLNKHVKGRQEVGHIDLLSKFAYIEVPEEDAKRVMKALNGTEYKGRTVRCNDADEEGHGRAARGGRSSEGRGGRGSERGGRSSEGRGRRGSSDDARDSRDARGKGGRGSRGESRGGRKSRSQEDTGDWRQFFQNNDNVKLKGEEPNFEEEGWARRRPKKK, from the coding sequence TTGAAGACATTTGAAGAATTAGGCGTGAGCGAGGAGATTCGCCGTGCTATTGAAGAGCTTGGATTTGAGAATCCAATGCCAGTTCAGGAAGAAGTTATCCCATATTTGCTTGGTAATAAGAACGACGTGATTGCGTTGGCGCAGACCGGTACGGGTAAGACTGCATCTTACGGTATTCCGGTAATCCAGAAAACTGATGCCAGCAGCAAGCAGACACAGGCTGTCATCCTCAGTCCTACACGTGAGCTCTGCCTCCAGATAGCAGACGATTTGAACAGCTTTGCCAAGTACATTGACGGTTTGCATATTGCCGCAGTTTATGGCGGTACCGACATCGGAAGCCAGATTCGCACCCTGAAGCATGGTGTGCAGATTATCGTGGCTACCCCTGGTCGTCTGCTCGATTTGATTAATCGTGGCGTGGCTCAGTTGGAGAACGTAAACAACGTGGTGCTTGATGAGGCTGACGAGATGCTGAACATGGGCTTCTCTGAGAGCATCAATGCCATCTTCGAGAACGTTCCGGAAGATAGAAACACTCTGCTCTTCTCGGCTACCATGAGCAAGGACATCGAGAAGATCGCCCTCAACTACCTGCACGACCACAAGGAAATCGTAGTGGGTTCGCGCAACGAGGGTGCTGAGCATGTAAACCATATCTACTATCTGGTAAATGCCAAGGACAAGTATCTCGCCCTGAAGCGCGTGGTGGATTTCTATCCACGCATCTTTGCGATTATCTTCTGCCGCACCAAGCTGGAGACTCAGGATATTGCAGATAAGCTGATTAAGGATGGTTATAATGCAGAGGCGCTGCACGGCGACTTGAGTCAGCAGCAGCGTGACCTCACCATGCAGAAGTTCCGCAACCATACCGTTCAGTTCCTGGTGGCTACCGATGTGGCTGCCCGTGGTCTGGACGTAGATGATCTGACTCACGTTATCAACTATGGTTTGCCTGATGATGTGGCAAGCTACACCCACCGAAGCGGTCGTACCGGTCGTGCCGGAAAGAAGGGAACATCCATCTCTATCATCCATACCAGAGAGAAGTTCAAGGTTCGCCAGATTGAGAAGCAGATTGGTAAGGAGTTCGTGGACGGCGTATTGCCTACCCCAGAGGAAATCTGCAAGAAGCAGCTCTTCAAGACGATGGACGACATCATGAAGACCGATGTGGACGAGGATCAGATTGAACCATACATGGCAGAAATCAACCGCCAGTTTGAGTACATCGATAAGGAGGACATCATCAAGAAGATGGTAACCATCACCTTCGGTAAGTTCCTCGATTACTACAAGAACGCTCCTGAGATTATCAAGCCTGAAACAGGCAAAGGCTCCCGTGGTGGCGAAGGTCGTGGAAGCCGTGGCGAGGGCCGTGGCAAGGTTTCTAATGGTCGCAGGAAGCATGAGACTGAGGCTGGTTTCAAGAGACTGTTCATCAACCTGGGTAAGGCGGATGGTTTCTATCCGGGCGAAATCATGCAGTATCTGAACAAGCACGTGAAGGGTCGTCAGGAGGTGGGTCACATCGACCTGCTGAGTAAGTTTGCCTACATCGAGGTGCCTGAGGAGGATGCGAAGCGCGTGATGAAGGCTTTGAACGGTACTGAGTATAAGGGCAGAACCGTGAGATGTAACGATGCTGATGAGGAAGGTCATGGCAGAGCAGCCCGTGGCGGACGCAGTTCTGAGGGCAGAGGCGGCCGTGGTTCAGAAAGAGGCGGACGCAGCTCGGAAGGTCGTGGTCGCAGAGGTTCTTCTGATGATGCAAGAGACTCTCGTGATGCTCGTGGAAAGGGAGGACGTGGAAGCCGTGGTGAATCTCGTGGCGGCAGAAAGTCTCGCTCTCAGGAGGATACAGGCGATTGGCGCCAGTTCTTCCAGAACAACGACAACGTGAAGCTCAAGGGTGAGGAGCCAAACTTCGAGGAAGAAGGTTGGGCTCGTCGCAGACCTAAAAAGAAGTAG
- a CDS encoding transposase, whose product MRSFSEEILANGETKVELLTHVRYPLLKSGNDWTDWQKKGMKILFELDNRIKTGYGLVCALRNIFKKKQSRKKAKKALHAWYKNIGRSHIRELIAVRDTIKEKEEYVLNYFNNRSTNASAESLNSKMKGFRAQVRGVADLTFFMYRMMIFG is encoded by the coding sequence ATGAGAAGTTTCAGCGAGGAGATACTTGCCAATGGTGAGACTAAGGTGGAACTGTTGACTCATGTACGCTACCCTCTGCTCAAGAGCGGCAATGACTGGACGGACTGGCAGAAGAAAGGCATGAAGATTCTCTTCGAACTGGATAACCGAATCAAGACCGGCTATGGTTTGGTCTGCGCATTGAGAAACATCTTCAAGAAGAAGCAGAGCCGCAAGAAGGCCAAGAAGGCATTACATGCGTGGTACAAGAATATAGGCAGAAGCCACATCAGAGAGCTAATCGCAGTACGTGACACTATAAAGGAGAAGGAGGAGTATGTATTGAATTACTTCAACAATCGTTCAACCAATGCTTCTGCAGAATCTCTCAACTCAAAGATGAAGGGATTTCGGGCGCAGGTGAGAGGAGTAGCAGACTTGACTTTCTTCATGTACCGTATGATGATCTTCGGTTAA
- a CDS encoding transposase: protein MGTHLSIDESMLHNDLFTFLSNKEGHGKRGTLIAAVKGTTIAEVAMRLMAIPEEKRLAVKEVTMDFSDSMMGIIKQVFPNAEIVIDCFHIMQLAGKGLEEMRMKLKRAAVTERNMQESKFKKLVQARRKARAYYAKNHKPKKSKNGKTLGRPRKRKNEKFQRGDTCQW, encoded by the coding sequence ATGGGCACGCACCTAAGCATAGATGAGAGTATGCTGCACAATGACCTCTTTACATTCCTCTCCAACAAGGAAGGCCATGGTAAGCGTGGTACGCTCATCGCAGCTGTCAAGGGGACTACCATTGCAGAAGTGGCAATGCGACTCATGGCTATACCGGAAGAGAAACGTCTTGCAGTGAAGGAAGTCACGATGGATTTCTCCGACAGCATGATGGGCATCATCAAGCAGGTATTCCCCAATGCGGAGATTGTCATAGACTGCTTTCATATCATGCAGCTTGCAGGCAAAGGTCTTGAGGAGATGCGCATGAAACTCAAGCGTGCTGCCGTCACGGAGAGGAATATGCAGGAAAGCAAGTTCAAGAAACTTGTGCAGGCAAGACGCAAGGCGAGGGCATACTATGCGAAGAACCACAAACCAAAGAAGAGCAAGAACGGCAAAACCCTTGGAAGGCCGCGAAAGCGCAAGAATGAGAAGTTTCAGCGAGGAGATACTTGCCAATGGTGA
- a CDS encoding ISAon1 family transposase N-terminal region protein: MAKKTTQFDYEILVRYMLPKGMLDTFEVTNVDEECTGLYDETNTEIRILHIYLDERDLRDDMWHDLKPNGFTEPRVFNDFPVREHKVALHVRRRRWLTEDGKNQLLDTPALIADGTSYSIEFAAFLKEMVGYLPSDGPMRGAILPD, translated from the coding sequence ATGGCAAAGAAGACTACCCAATTTGACTACGAGATACTCGTACGCTACATGCTTCCAAAAGGGATGCTTGACACCTTTGAAGTTACCAATGTCGATGAAGAGTGCACTGGTCTATACGATGAGACGAATACGGAAATCCGCATTCTTCATATCTATCTTGACGAACGTGACCTGCGCGATGATATGTGGCATGATTTGAAGCCGAATGGCTTTACTGAGCCCCGGGTGTTCAATGACTTCCCTGTGCGTGAGCACAAGGTTGCCCTTCATGTGCGCCGTCGCAGATGGCTTACGGAGGATGGGAAGAACCAACTGTTAGATACTCCTGCACTTATTGCAGACGGCACCAGCTACTCAATTGAGTTCGCTGCTTTTTTAAAAGAAATGGTTGGATACCTACCCAGTGACGGCCCAATGCGTGGCGCGATTCTTCCGGACTGA
- a CDS encoding transposase — MVIPRKINFTQMGRYGSHVEQTYRNAFGLKKSKSIDWLKLNVSLAKRFFGKQGRWAIAIDPSYISKAGKKTPHIGRFWSGCAQSVKHGLEIMGIGLIDIDAKDCMMLKAHQSLSNKELSLRNKTMVDFYISVIKRYRKELLKLSTLIVADAYFSTSTFVNGIKKEGFSLISRFRDNACLFYVYAGPRTGKRGRPKTKDGKIDMKNLDLTRMEKMEMKDIEGTAYTLIAYSKALRCKVRLVIWQMPNGKKKLFFSTDPSLSGEEVLLYYRTRFHIEFCFRDAKGYTGLMDCQARDKWKLDFAFNASFTSLNVAKVTMKEMGMEYSMSSFKSLMTNIYLVKRIFKASGYTPNRTLISKIFKDLSCLQRIAA; from the coding sequence ATGGTAATACCAAGAAAGATAAATTTCACCCAAATGGGGAGGTATGGCTCGCATGTTGAGCAAACCTATCGCAACGCATTCGGCTTAAAAAAGTCGAAAAGCATTGACTGGCTCAAACTTAATGTCTCACTTGCCAAGCGCTTCTTTGGTAAACAGGGAAGATGGGCTATTGCCATTGATCCCAGCTACATCAGCAAAGCTGGCAAGAAGACTCCACATATCGGTCGTTTTTGGTCGGGATGTGCACAGTCTGTTAAACATGGTCTCGAAATCATGGGTATTGGCCTCATTGATATTGATGCCAAAGACTGCATGATGTTAAAAGCACACCAGTCGCTAAGTAATAAAGAACTGAGTCTTAGAAACAAGACTATGGTAGATTTCTATATCAGCGTCATTAAGCGTTACCGCAAGGAACTTCTCAAACTCTCAACCCTCATAGTTGCAGATGCTTACTTCTCTACAAGTACATTTGTTAATGGGATAAAGAAAGAAGGGTTCTCTTTGATAAGCCGCTTTCGTGACAATGCTTGTCTCTTTTATGTCTATGCTGGTCCACGTACTGGAAAACGTGGTCGCCCCAAGACCAAGGATGGCAAGATTGATATGAAGAATCTTGACCTCACTCGAATGGAGAAGATGGAGATGAAAGATATAGAAGGAACAGCTTATACTTTGATAGCCTATTCCAAGGCACTCAGGTGTAAAGTTAGACTTGTCATCTGGCAGATGCCGAATGGCAAGAAGAAACTATTCTTCTCTACAGACCCCTCACTTTCGGGTGAAGAGGTACTTCTTTATTATAGAACCAGGTTCCATATCGAATTTTGCTTTCGTGACGCCAAAGGCTATACTGGTCTTATGGACTGCCAGGCTCGCGATAAGTGGAAACTCGATTTTGCTTTCAATGCTTCGTTCACATCACTAAATGTTGCCAAGGTAACTATGAAGGAGATGGGAATGGAATATTCTATGTCTTCATTCAAGTCACTAATGACCAATATTTATCTGGTGAAACGAATTTTTAAAGCAAGTGGGTACACCCCGAACCGAACTTTAATTAGCAAGATTTTCAAAGATCTCTCGTGCTTACAGCGTATAGCTGCTTAG
- a CDS encoding ATP-binding protein, whose translation MELLKQLSDNLIKRTDTRYLRYMYHQIPWSNRMTALVGPRGVGKTTLLLQYIKLNLQMKDTLYVSAESIYFANHTLFETAMKFSQLGGKHLFIDEIHKYKGWATELKMIYDNLPTLQVIFTGSSVLDIYKGTADLSRRVLVFTMQGLSFREYIGMEKGLDIPVSTLEQIVNNEVVLPEEIEHPLALFNEYLRKGYYPFSKDEGYRMRLNQVVSMTLETDIPQYANYTVMVSRKLKELMQVIADSVPFKPNMSTIATTIKVDRNNLPDYFELMERAGLIAQLHESTGGVRGLGKVEKVYLDNTNLSFALSSSVPDIGNQRETFFFNQMRVNHAVFNSPISDFQIEDKTFEIGGKKKGQKQISEAKEGYVVKDDIEAGMGNIIPLWTFGMNY comes from the coding sequence ATGGAATTATTGAAGCAACTTTCAGACAATCTTATCAAGCGTACCGATACTCGATACCTACGATATATGTATCATCAGATTCCTTGGTCGAATCGGATGACGGCTCTTGTCGGACCTCGTGGAGTCGGCAAGACAACACTTCTTTTGCAGTATATCAAATTGAATCTTCAGATGAAAGACACACTCTACGTGAGTGCGGAATCCATCTATTTCGCTAATCATACTCTCTTTGAAACAGCAATGAAGTTTAGCCAACTTGGAGGCAAGCATCTTTTTATCGATGAAATACATAAATATAAGGGATGGGCTACAGAACTTAAAATGATATACGATAATCTGCCAACTCTGCAAGTGATATTTACCGGTTCTTCTGTGCTTGATATTTATAAAGGTACAGCAGATTTAAGTCGACGAGTACTGGTCTTTACGATGCAAGGTTTGTCTTTTCGCGAATACATCGGTATGGAAAAGGGCCTAGATATTCCTGTTTCTACATTGGAACAAATCGTAAATAATGAAGTCGTTTTGCCGGAGGAGATTGAGCATCCGTTGGCATTGTTTAATGAATATCTGCGCAAGGGCTACTATCCTTTTTCTAAGGATGAGGGCTATAGGATGCGACTGAATCAAGTGGTGAGTATGACTTTGGAGACGGATATTCCACAATATGCCAATTATACGGTGATGGTGTCCAGAAAATTGAAGGAACTGATGCAGGTAATAGCTGATAGTGTGCCTTTCAAGCCAAACATGAGTACCATTGCTACAACTATCAAGGTGGATCGCAATAATCTGCCCGATTACTTCGAACTGATGGAGCGTGCAGGTTTGATAGCCCAGCTTCACGAGTCCACAGGAGGTGTGCGTGGTTTGGGCAAGGTAGAAAAGGTGTATCTTGATAATACCAACCTCTCCTTTGCTCTCTCTTCTTCGGTACCTGATATTGGCAATCAACGAGAGACTTTCTTTTTTAATCAGATGCGTGTGAATCATGCTGTCTTCAATTCTCCAATCTCTGATTTCCAGATAGAAGACAAGACATTTGAAATTGGTGGTAAAAAGAAAGGTCAGAAGCAGATTTCTGAGGCTAAAGAGGGATATGTTGTGAAGGATGATATAGAGGCTGGTATGGGCAATATTATTCCTCTTTGGACTTTTGGTATGAACTATTAG
- a CDS encoding S46 family peptidase: MKKKATVLIASIMAFCGINTAHADEGMWTIYNLPNAVYEMMQREGFSMTYDQLYNGENALKNAVVNFSGYCSGVVVSPDGLVFTNHHCGFEAIRSHSTVEHDYMLNGFFAKSYAEELPNENMFVSFMVDQKDVTDKVMSLGYEKLDNKKRDELIDSLENEMTKEAKKNDSTLHITVQPFYEGNKWYATTYRDFTDLRLVFTVPKSMGKFGGDTDNWMWPRQTCDFSVFRIYADPKTNGPAAYSKDNVPYHPKRWAQVSLQGYKDGDYAMTMGYPGSTERYLSSYGIQTMRDAENAPRAQVRGVKQEVMQKHMRADEAVRIKYDSKYAQSSNYWKNAIGMNKCIDSIGIVNLKREYETRLRAWQDTAKAANDLAHKVDFDKLAKLYKESADVKYAWTNFAESFTRRSNIEFSTRAIKLQTNMEVKGPEKNKKKQYHEFEDNSAEWDMALDKEVLATLLKNYKEHVDSKWLPKFYKTIDAEFSGDYAKYVDYLWEKSLIMKKGAKLYFNKKGYEKDPGVSFGMDLNDVFADFAAQMGSINDSIAEQEKYLCAAKLRMEEDMPHYSDANFTMRLSYGQVGGFDLGGKPSGYYTTAESLVEKMKKGDKVIDYYAEPIMHELLSEKDFGKYQDKTTGKMQLCFLTNNDITGGNSGSPMFNGKGELIGLAFDGNWDSLSSDINFDKRLARCIGVDIRYVLYLMDKWGHADRLLKEINAK; encoded by the coding sequence ATGAAGAAAAAAGCAACGGTCCTTATCGCCTCTATCATGGCGTTCTGCGGAATCAATACCGCTCACGCTGACGAGGGAATGTGGACGATTTACAACTTGCCTAACGCTGTATATGAGATGATGCAGCGCGAAGGCTTCAGTATGACTTACGACCAGCTCTACAACGGCGAGAACGCCTTGAAGAATGCTGTGGTTAACTTCTCTGGCTATTGCTCAGGCGTAGTCGTTTCCCCAGACGGTCTGGTATTTACCAACCACCATTGCGGTTTCGAGGCTATCAGAAGCCACTCTACCGTGGAGCACGACTATATGCTCAACGGTTTCTTTGCAAAATCTTACGCAGAGGAATTGCCTAACGAGAATATGTTCGTCAGCTTTATGGTTGACCAGAAGGATGTAACCGATAAGGTGATGAGCCTCGGATACGAGAAACTCGACAACAAGAAGCGCGATGAACTCATCGATTCTCTGGAGAACGAGATGACCAAAGAGGCTAAGAAGAACGATTCTACCCTCCATATCACCGTTCAACCTTTCTACGAGGGCAACAAGTGGTACGCTACTACTTATCGCGACTTCACCGACCTGCGTCTGGTTTTCACCGTACCAAAGTCTATGGGTAAGTTTGGTGGCGATACAGACAACTGGATGTGGCCTCGCCAGACCTGCGACTTCTCTGTATTCCGCATCTATGCCGACCCTAAGACCAACGGTCCTGCTGCCTACAGCAAGGACAATGTGCCTTATCATCCTAAGCGTTGGGCTCAGGTTTCTCTCCAGGGTTACAAGGATGGCGACTACGCAATGACCATGGGTTACCCAGGCAGCACAGAGCGCTATCTTTCAAGCTACGGAATCCAGACCATGCGCGATGCAGAGAATGCGCCTCGTGCCCAGGTTCGTGGCGTAAAGCAGGAGGTGATGCAGAAGCACATGCGTGCCGACGAGGCTGTCCGCATCAAGTATGACAGCAAGTACGCCCAGAGCTCCAACTACTGGAAGAATGCCATCGGTATGAACAAGTGTATCGATTCTATCGGCATCGTGAATCTGAAGCGTGAGTACGAAACCCGTCTCCGTGCTTGGCAGGATACAGCCAAGGCAGCCAACGATCTTGCCCACAAGGTAGATTTCGATAAGCTCGCCAAGCTCTACAAGGAGAGCGCAGACGTGAAGTACGCCTGGACCAACTTCGCTGAATCTTTCACAAGAAGAAGCAATATCGAGTTCTCTACCCGTGCCATCAAGCTCCAGACCAACATGGAGGTAAAGGGTCCAGAGAAGAACAAGAAGAAGCAGTATCATGAGTTTGAAGATAACTCTGCAGAATGGGATATGGCGCTCGATAAGGAAGTGCTCGCTACCCTCTTGAAGAACTACAAGGAGCACGTAGACAGCAAGTGGTTGCCTAAGTTCTACAAGACCATCGACGCTGAGTTTAGCGGCGACTACGCCAAGTATGTGGATTATCTCTGGGAGAAGTCGCTCATCATGAAGAAGGGCGCCAAGCTCTATTTCAATAAGAAGGGATATGAGAAGGATCCAGGCGTAAGCTTCGGTATGGATTTGAACGATGTATTTGCAGATTTCGCAGCTCAGATGGGCAGCATCAACGATAGCATCGCCGAGCAGGAGAAGTATCTCTGTGCTGCCAAGCTCCGTATGGAGGAGGACATGCCTCACTACAGCGACGCCAACTTCACCATGCGATTGAGCTACGGTCAGGTAGGCGGTTTCGACCTCGGTGGTAAGCCATCTGGCTACTACACCACAGCCGAGAGCCTCGTTGAGAAGATGAAGAAGGGCGATAAGGTTATCGATTACTACGCTGAGCCTATCATGCACGAGCTTCTCTCTGAGAAGGATTTCGGCAAGTATCAGGATAAGACGACTGGCAAGATGCAGCTCTGCTTCCTCACCAACAACGATATTACCGGTGGTAACTCTGGTAGCCCTATGTTCAACGGCAAGGGTGAGTTGATTGGTCTTGCCTTCGATGGCAACTGGGACAGCCTCAGCTCTGACATCAACTTCGACAAGCGCCTGGCTCGCTGCATTGGTGTGGATATTCGCTACGTGCTCTACCTGATGGATAAGTGGGGACACGCAGACCGCCTCTTGAAGGAGATCAATGCGAAGTAA